Proteins encoded by one window of Nicotiana tabacum cultivar K326 chromosome 10, ASM71507v2, whole genome shotgun sequence:
- the LOC142165190 gene encoding uncharacterized protein LOC142165190 gives MEERFFEVNRISFSRNDMPSEGVSHNKALHLTVKCEGYYMKRVMLDGGSGIDICHFSTLQRMEIGTERIRPNNVCVRAFDGVKRDTIGEIDMILTIGPMDFEVTFQVLDMDTSYNFLLGRPWIHATGAVPSTLHQMVKFEHKNQEIVVHREDEQSIYGDPSVPCLEAKEGSEHIVYQAFEIVVADQCEEGTPCPQPFLSNVSIMVASEMIKYGYKTGKGLGASLQGITEPITLTTSEKFFGVGF, from the coding sequence ATGGAGGAACGATTTTTTGAAGTCAACCGGATCTCATTTAGCCGAAATGACATGCCTTCGGAAGGGGTTTCCCATAACAAAGCTCTTCATTTGACTGTTAAGTGTGAAGGATACTACATGAAAAGAGTTATGTTGGATGGCGGATCTGGGATTGACATCTGCCATTTCTCGACCttgcagagaatggaaattgggactgaaAGAATTAGACCCAACAATGTTTGCGTACGTGCTTTTGATGGCGTTAAGAGAGATACGATCGGGGAGATTGATATGATATTAACCATCGGCCCTATGGATTTTGAAGTAACATTTCAGGTTTTGGACATGGACACTTCCTACAATTTTCTcttaggaaggccttggatccatgcaaCAGGGGCTGTACCAtctactctccaccaaatggttaagtttgaacatAAAAACCAGGAAATTGTGGTCCACAGagaagatgagcaatcaatttatGGGGACCCGTCAGTCCCATGTTTGGAGGCTAAGGAAGGTAGTGAGCACATAGTCTACCAAGCTTTTGAGATCGTGGTTGCGGACCAGTGTGAGGAAGGAACCCCGTGTCCTCAACCCTTCTTGTCAAACGTGTCAATCATGGTCGCTAGTGAAATGATCAAATATGGCTACAAGACCGGGAAAGGGCTCGGGGCATCTTTGCAAGGTATTACAGAGCCTATAACTTTGACTACCAGTGAAAAATTCTTCGGTGTGGGTTTTTAG